One region of Manis pentadactyla isolate mManPen7 chromosome 9, mManPen7.hap1, whole genome shotgun sequence genomic DNA includes:
- the LOC118911083 gene encoding olfactory receptor 5W2-like, producing MDKGNCSSLTEFFFLGITNNTEVKVTLFIMLLVVYIIDLLANLGMIIIIRMDSQLHTPMYFFLSHLSFCDLCYSTAVGPKMLMDIFAKNKSIPFYGCAVQFLIFCTFADSECLLLAVMAFDRYKAISNPLLYTVNMSSTVCSLLVAGVYMVGMADALIHTTLAFRLCFCGSNEINHFFCDLPPLYLLSCSDTQVNELAVFTFFGFIEVSSISGVLVSYCYIILSVLKIHSAEGRLKAFSTCTSHLTAVAIFQGTMLFMYFRPSSSYSLDQDKMTSLFYTLVIPMLNPLIYSLRNKDVKEALEKLKKKNFDLRK from the coding sequence ATGGACAAGGGAAACTGTTCTTCCTTGACTGAATTCTTTTTCTTGGGAATTACTAATAACACTGAGGTCAAGGTGACTCTATTCATCATGCTTTTAGTTGTTTATATTATCGATCTTCTGGCAAATCTTGGAATGATCATTATAATTAGAATGGATTCTCAGCTGCACACGCCAATGTACTTTTTCCTCAGCCACCTCTCCTTCTGTGACCTCTGCTATTCCACGGCAGTTGGGCCCAAGATGCTGATGGACATATTTGCCAAAAACAAATCAATTCCTTTCTATGGCTGTGCTGTGCAATTCTTGATCTTCTGTACCTTTGCAGACTCTGAGTGTTTGCTGCTGGCGGTGATGGCCTTTGACCGGTACAAGGCCATTAGCAACCCCTTGCTCTACACAGTCAACATGTCCAGCACAGTGTGCTCCCTGCTCGTGGCTGGGGTTTACATGGTGGGGATGGCGGATGCTCTCATACACACGACACTAGCATTCCGCTTATGTTTCTGTGGGTCAAATGAGATTAACCATTTCTTCTGTGACTTACCTCCCCTTTACCTCCTTTCCTGCTCAGATACACAGGTCAATGAGTTGGCAGTGTTCACCTTTTTTGGCTTCATTGAAGTGAGCTCCATTTCAGGAGTTCTTGTCTCTTACTGTTACATAATCCTATCCGTCTTGAAGATCCACTCTGCTGAGGGGAGGCTCAAAGCTTTCTCCACCTGCACCTCCCACTTAACTGCTGTTGCGATTTTCCAGGGAACTATGCTCTTCATGTATTTCCGGCCGAGTTCTTCCTACTCCCTAGATCAAGACAAAATGACCTCACTGTTTTACACACTTGTGATTCCCATGCTTAACCCTCTGATTTATAGCCTGAGGAACAAGGATGTGAAGGAGGCCctggaaaaactaaaaaaaaaaaattttgatttaaGGAAATGA